A window of Rhodococcus sp. SGAir0479 contains these coding sequences:
- a CDS encoding aspartate/glutamate racemase family protein, with amino-acid sequence MNETPMRRIGMLGGMSWESTVEYYRLTNELVRARLGGVHSARIVLDSVDFADIETLQAAGEWEKAGVALAARAHAVEAAGAELIVLCTNTMHVVIDAIEDAVSVPVLHIADATARSIRAAGLTRVGLLGTAFTMDRDFYRGRLAGHGIDTIVPGAWDRQTVHTVIYDELVRGIVSDASRDAYRAVIERLVVDGAEGIILGCTEIELLVSASDSPVPVFPTTRLHVEAAVDLAFGDRLDGRSEEPST; translated from the coding sequence ATGAACGAGACGCCGATGCGCCGAATCGGGATGTTGGGCGGAATGAGCTGGGAGTCGACGGTCGAGTACTACCGGCTCACGAACGAGCTGGTGCGCGCTCGTCTCGGCGGCGTGCACTCGGCCCGGATCGTCCTCGACTCGGTGGACTTCGCCGACATCGAGACCCTGCAGGCGGCCGGGGAATGGGAGAAGGCCGGCGTCGCACTCGCGGCGAGGGCACACGCGGTCGAGGCTGCGGGCGCGGAGCTGATCGTCTTGTGCACCAACACGATGCACGTGGTCATCGACGCGATCGAGGACGCGGTCTCGGTTCCGGTGCTGCACATCGCCGACGCCACCGCCCGCAGCATCCGGGCCGCCGGCCTCACCCGGGTGGGCCTGCTCGGGACGGCCTTCACGATGGACCGGGACTTCTATCGCGGACGGCTTGCCGGCCACGGCATCGACACCATCGTGCCCGGTGCATGGGATCGGCAGACCGTGCACACCGTCATCTACGACGAGCTGGTCCGCGGCATCGTGTCCGACGCCTCCCGCGACGCCTACCGCGCCGTGATCGAACGCTTGGTCGTAGACGGCGCCGAGGGCATCATTCTCGGCTGCACCGAGATAGAACTTCTCGTCTCCGCGAGCGACAGCCCGGTGCCCGTCTTCCCCACGACCCGGCTTCACGTCGAGGCCGCCGTGGACCTGGCGTTCGGTGATCGACTCGACGGTCGCTCCGAGGAACCGTCCACCTAA
- a CDS encoding spermidine synthase — MGRQRGGRRNDGGPERSDGPVAGVYEIDTGTCELEPDPFDQQSWIVRINGEPSSHIDLTDPRALAFDYMRWIAELVRSQWDPSSRLRFLHLGGGACTLARAFAAEYPQARQVVVELDGRLAVLVRDWFDLPRAPLLRVRVGEARAVTEALTEDSRDIVVRDVFAGNETPHPLTTLEFTRHVRHVLAPGGLYVVNCGGAADLRGARAEAATIGAVFEHTAIIADPAMLKGRRDGNVVIAGSDAPVGTSSALASRLLGGGAQAHVWQDAQVRRFAEAATVLRDVPVVQ; from the coding sequence ATGGGCAGGCAGCGGGGCGGCCGCAGGAATGACGGCGGTCCGGAGCGATCCGACGGACCCGTCGCCGGGGTGTACGAGATCGACACCGGCACGTGCGAACTCGAGCCCGATCCGTTCGACCAGCAGAGCTGGATAGTCCGGATCAACGGCGAGCCCAGTTCGCACATCGACCTCACCGACCCGCGCGCGCTGGCATTCGACTACATGCGGTGGATCGCGGAACTGGTCCGCTCCCAGTGGGATCCGTCGTCGCGGTTGCGGTTCCTCCACCTCGGCGGCGGGGCGTGCACGCTCGCGCGGGCCTTCGCGGCCGAGTACCCGCAGGCGCGGCAGGTCGTCGTCGAGCTCGACGGACGCCTCGCGGTGCTGGTCCGGGACTGGTTCGATCTGCCCCGGGCGCCGCTGCTGCGGGTGCGGGTGGGGGAGGCGCGCGCGGTCACCGAAGCGCTCACCGAGGACAGTCGTGACATCGTCGTGCGGGATGTGTTCGCGGGCAACGAAACTCCACATCCGTTGACCACGCTGGAGTTCACCCGGCACGTGCGCCACGTGCTCGCACCCGGCGGGCTCTACGTCGTCAACTGCGGCGGGGCCGCGGATCTGCGCGGCGCGCGGGCCGAGGCCGCGACGATCGGTGCGGTGTTCGAACACACCGCGATCATCGCCGACCCGGCGATGCTCAAGGGCCGGCGCGACGGCAACGTCGTCATCGCCGGCAGCGACGCTCCCGTCGGGACGTCGTCGGCGCTCGCCAGTCGCCTGCTCGGCGGCGGCGCTCAGGCGCACGTGTGGCAGGACGCGCAGGTACGCCGATTCGCCGAGGCGGCGACGGTGCTGCGCGACGTCCCGGTCGTGCAGTAG
- a CDS encoding helix-turn-helix transcriptional regulator, with the protein MSDKPRRNRVREHRKAAGITQAELARAGGVSRQSIVSVEGGDYAPSVYLALRLAAALGTTVEMLFPLNEEG; encoded by the coding sequence GTGTCCGACAAGCCGCGGCGGAACCGAGTCCGCGAACACCGAAAGGCGGCCGGGATCACCCAGGCCGAGTTGGCCCGGGCCGGTGGGGTGAGCCGACAGAGCATCGTGTCGGTGGAGGGCGGTGACTACGCGCCGAGCGTCTACCTGGCGTTGCGGCTCGCGGCGGCACTGGGAACGACGGTGGAGATGCTGTTCCCGCTGAACGAGGAGGGATGA
- a CDS encoding DUF2029 domain-containing protein: MSAFVTAMRVVGDLDDEFYRDERQRDVWNEAAAVGFQLFLWAAFLAAAVLPWVAGTVGAWTALGVLVVAVGISAATLGFARHRDVDLHATATLSKPRLALALVLYAVGVVGIVARLMVPNSDSPVSTWWGIAVGAAVGAAAAAYAIAAARRRRARFEAEED, encoded by the coding sequence GTGAGCGCTTTCGTCACTGCCATGCGGGTGGTCGGTGATCTCGACGACGAGTTCTACCGGGACGAGCGGCAACGCGACGTGTGGAACGAGGCGGCCGCCGTCGGATTCCAGCTGTTCCTGTGGGCGGCCTTCCTCGCCGCAGCGGTGTTGCCGTGGGTGGCCGGGACCGTGGGAGCGTGGACGGCGCTGGGTGTTCTTGTGGTGGCGGTCGGGATTTCCGCCGCCACGTTGGGATTCGCCCGGCATCGGGACGTCGACCTGCACGCGACGGCCACGCTGAGCAAGCCGCGCCTTGCCCTGGCGCTCGTGCTCTACGCCGTGGGGGTGGTCGGCATCGTGGCACGACTGATGGTGCCGAACAGTGACAGTCCGGTCTCCACGTGGTGGGGAATCGCGGTGGGTGCGGCCGTCGGCGCCGCCGCCGCGGCATACGCAATCGCCGCCGCACGACGTCGGCGTGCGCGCTTCGAGGCGGAGGAGGACTAG
- a CDS encoding enoyl-CoA hydratase/isomerase family protein, with protein MSILVDDHARVRTLTLDRPEALNAFSEALYDATTEALLAAADDPSVAVVLLTGNGRAFSAGTDLREMQALTTDPNYQRGKHGFNGMIDALADFPKPLICAVNGIGLGAGATILGFADLTFMSSTARLKCPFTDLGVAPEAASSFLMPQLIGRQNATWLLMSSEWMDADEARQMGLVWRVCEPDDLLDVARAHAEKLAAKPISSLIAVKRTMTEPLRAAIADARERENACFRDMLGGPANREALAAFAEGRPADFTTLPAGA; from the coding sequence ATGAGCATCCTCGTCGACGACCACGCGCGCGTCCGCACCCTCACCCTCGACCGGCCGGAGGCCCTCAACGCGTTCAGCGAGGCGCTCTACGACGCCACCACCGAGGCACTGTTGGCCGCCGCCGACGATCCGAGCGTCGCCGTCGTACTGCTCACCGGCAACGGCCGCGCCTTCAGCGCCGGCACCGATCTACGCGAGATGCAGGCCCTCACAACGGATCCGAACTACCAGCGCGGCAAGCACGGCTTCAACGGCATGATCGACGCCCTCGCCGACTTCCCCAAGCCGCTGATCTGCGCGGTCAACGGCATCGGGCTGGGCGCCGGCGCCACCATCCTGGGTTTCGCCGACCTCACGTTCATGTCCAGCACCGCGCGACTCAAGTGCCCGTTCACCGACCTGGGCGTCGCACCCGAGGCCGCCTCGAGCTTCCTGATGCCGCAACTGATCGGCCGCCAGAACGCCACCTGGCTGCTGATGAGCTCGGAGTGGATGGACGCGGACGAGGCCCGGCAGATGGGCCTGGTGTGGCGGGTGTGCGAACCCGACGATCTGCTCGACGTCGCCCGCGCCCACGCGGAAAAGCTCGCAGCCAAGCCTATTTCGAGTCTGATCGCGGTCAAGCGGACGATGACCGAACCTTTGCGCGCCGCAATCGCCGACGCCCGGGAACGGGAGAACGCCTGCTTCCGCGACATGCTGGGCGGCCCCGCGAACCGGGAAGCCCTGGCCGCCTTCGCCGAGGGGCGCCCGGCGGACTTCACCACCCTCCCGGCAGGCGCCTGA